Within the Streptomyces sp. NBC_00554 genome, the region CCAGCCGTCCGTGCGGTGCAGCGGAACTCCGTTCACGTGCACGACGCCGCCGGTCACGGTGCGCCCCGCCGCAGGCAGCGCGGGGGCGATGACGACGGCCTCGGCTCCCTCGGCGTACGCTGCCGCCTCCGCCGCGAGGTGGCCGCGCAGCTGTGAGTCGACCTTCTTGTACAGCAGGCGGGGTGGGCCGGTCCGCGCGGCGCGCAGCGCCGCCCGCACGGCGTACACCGCTTCGGCGCGCGTCAGGTGACGCGTGTCCAGGTCCACGACGAGATCGTGCGCGGCAGCGATCTCGGCCACGGCAACAGCGTTGAGCGACAGCCGGACCGGGCCACCGAGCGCACAGGCGGTCTCGGCCGCGCCGGAGAGGTCGTCCGCGAGCGCGACGACGTACGACGGTACGGGCGGCGAGACGGACGCAAGCGGGGGCGGGGACGGGGAAGCCACGGGGTCGATACCTCCTTGGGCGTGCCCGGCGGTGGGCGGCTCTGTTCGGATCATGGCATAAGTTGCGTGAAGTGCGCGAGACCCCTTGCGTGATTTACGCAGCCATGCGAGCGTTCCCATGGCGCCGACGACCGTCACCGCGGACCTCGGCGCCCTCGTGGATGCGACGCGTACGGGCTTACACGGCACATCGCACCGCACTTGGCCGCAGCGCGGCGCATCGTCGGGAACCACCGCGGCGACCGCCTGAGACCGGGTAGCCGCACGGCTGGGACCGGGCATCCGCACGGCACCACCGCGATGCGCACATCACGCATGGGACCGCGCACGAGCATGAGAACGCACCACCCGCCTCGGAAGGAACCCGCAGTGACCGTCGGCCTTGAACTCCCGCACGTCCCCGTCCCGTTGTCCCGTCTCGTTCTCGGCACGATGACCTTCGGTGACACGGCCGACCGTGCGACGGCCGCCGCGATGCTGGACGCCGCGCTCGATGCGGGCATCACCGGCGTGGACACCGCCAACGGCTACGCGGGCGGCGAGAGCGAGCGCATCCTCGCCGAGCTGCTGCCCGGCCGCCGCGACCGGGTGGTGCTCGCCACCAAGGCCGGCATCCCGCACCCCGACCAGGGCGAGTACGCGCCGCTCTCCGCCGAGGGCCTGCGTGCCGCGCTGGAGGGCAGCCTCAAGCGCCTGGGCACCGACCACGTCGACCTCTTCTACCTGCACCAGCCCGATCGCAGCACACCGCTCGCGGAGACCCTCGCGACCGTCGCCGAGTTCGTACAGGACGGCAAGGTCCTCGCCCTCGGCGTCTCCAACTTCGCCGCCTGGCAGATCGCCGAGCTGAACCGCGTGGCCGACGAGGTCGGCGCCCCCCGCCCGGTCGTCGCCCAGCAGCTCCACAATCTCCTCGCGCGCCGCATCGAGGAGGAGTACGTCGAGTACGCCGCCGTCACCGGACTGCGCACCATGGTCTACAACCCGCTCGGTGGCGGCCTGCTCACCGGCCGCCACAGCTTCGAACAGGCCCCGGAGGGCGGGCGCTTCGGCGACTCGAAGCTGGCCGTGATGTACCGCGAGCGGTACTGGAACGAGGACTTGTTCCGAGCCGTCACCGACCTCACCCGCATCGCCTCCGACGCGGGCCTGCCGCTGACCGAACTGGCCCTGCGCTGGCTCCTGTCACAGCCCTCCACCGACGCGCTGCTGCTGGGCGGTTCCAAGGTCGACCACCTCAAGGCCAACATCACCGCTGCGGCCGCCGGTCCGCTGCCCTCGGACGTGCTGGCCGCCTGCGACGAGGTCGGTGCCCGTCTGCGCGGCCCGATGCCCGCCTACAACCGCTGACCTCACCGCCCTCGCAATGGAGACGAACATGTCCGCAGGCCGCACTTCCGCCCAGTTCACCGCCGCGCTGCGCAACCGCGAACAGATCATCGGCTACTGGTCGTTGCTCGACTCGCCGATCGCCGCCGAGCGCCTCGCCCGCGTCGGCTACGACTACCTGGCCTTCGACGCCCAGCACGGCCTCTTCGGCTACCAGGGCATGCTGAACAACCTCCTCGCCACCGACACCAAGGGCTCCACCGCCGTCGGCATGGTGCGCGTCGAGGCCAACGACCTCACCTACATCGGCAAGGCCCTCGACGCGGGCGCGACCGGCGTGATCGTCCCGCTGATCGACAACGCCCGGGACGCCGCCGACGCAGTCTCCGCGGTCCGCTATCCGCCGCTGGGCCGTCGCTCGTACGGCCCGATGCGCTCCCAGCTGCGGATCGGCCCGAACCCGGCCGACGCGCACGAACAGACCGCCGTCCTCGCGATGATCGAGACGGCCGACGGCCTGGCCAACGTCGAGGAGATCTGCGCGACTCCCGGCCTGGACGGCATCTACGTCGGCCCGTCCGATCTGCGCCTGGCCATCGGCGGCGCGACCTCCACCGACCCTTCCGTACAGGAGGAGTTCGAGCAGGCCCTCACCCGCGTACGCAAGGCAGCAGAGGCGGCGGGCATCGCTGCCGGCATCCACAACGCCGACGGCGCGAGCGCCGCCCGTCGCCTCGCCGAGGGCTTCACGTTCGCGACGGTCGCGGCCGACGTCGTACATCTGCAGCAGATCGCGACGTCCCACCTGGAGGCGGCACGCGGTGGGGCGCGCTGATGCCGACCACGCTCATCACGACGCCCACCTTCGCCCGGCACTCGGCGCGTCCCTGGCAGATCCTGGAGGAGGCCGGAGCCGGTCCCCTGCGCCCCCGCGAGGACGCGGCGCTGCCCACCGCCGAACTCCTCAAGTACGTAGCGGAAGCTGACGCGTTGATCGTCGGCATGGACCTGATCACCGCCGAGGTGATGGACGCCGCACCCCGACTCAAGGTGATCGCCAAGCACGGCGTCGGCGTCGACACCATCGATGTGGCCGCCGCCCGGGCGCGCTCGATGCCGGTGGTGTGCGCGCCGGGCAGCAACTCCCGTGCCGTGGCCGAGTACACCTTCGGCCTGCTGCTGTCCGCGACCCGCTCCCTCGCCGCCTCGCACACCGCGGTGGCGGCGGGCGGCTGGCCGAAGCTGTTCGGCCCCGAACTGCACGGCAAGACGCTGGGCATCGTCGGCTTCGGCCGCATCGGCCGCCTGCTGGCCGGGTACGCCCACGCCTTCGGGATGGAGCTGCTCGCCCACGACCCGTACGTCTCCGACGCCGACGTCCACGCGCACGGCGCCGAACCGGCCGCACTCGACGCCCTGTTGGCACGCGCCGACGCCGTCAGCCTGCACACCCCGCCCGACCCGTCCGGCACCCCGCTGCTCGACCGCGCCCGACTGGCGGCGATGAAGCCGGGCGCGATCCTGGTCAACGCCGCGCGCGGCGGCCTCATCGACGAACGCGCGCTCGCCGACCTGCTCGACTCCGGGCACCTCGGAGCCGCGGCCCTCGACGCGTTCAGCACCGAGCCGCTGCCCGCCGACCACCCCCTGCGTACGGCACCCCGCACCCTGCTCACCTCGCACATGGCCGCCTGCACCCCCGAGGCCAACCAGGCCATGGGCGCGATGGTGGCCGAGGACGTCGTCCGCGTACTGGCCGGCAAGGAGCCGCGCCACCAGGCGCGTTGAGACGCCCCAGCACAGGTAATACGGCACCACCCTGTCCCCGTTCCGGATACCGGCGACGACGCCGGAAGATCCCTAAGGACCTCACATGGCCACCACGACCGACGGCGCCACGGCGGCGCCGCCACCCGCGCAGACCGACCCGTACGCCCTGCGCGCCGAAGACGCCCGCCCGGCCCCCGAGACCTTCCGCGGCCGCGTGCGCCAACTCGGCCCCGGGCTCGTGCTGTCCGCCGCCGTCGTCGGCTCCGGTGAACTGATAACCACCACCTCGCTCGGCGCGAAGGCCGGCTTCGCGCTGCTCTGGCTGGTGATCATCTCCACCGCGGTCAAGGTGTGGGTGCAGATGGAGCTGGCCCGCTGGACCATCCTCAACGGCAAGCCCGCGCTGGAGGGTTACAGCCAGATCGGGCCGAGGATCGGCCCGCTGAGCTGGATCAACTGGCTCTGGATCGGCATGGACTTCGCCAAGATGTTCCAGCGCGGTGGCATCATCGGCGGCACCGCGGCGGCCTGCTCGATCCTGCTGCCGATCCACGGGTCGGCGCTGAGCACCTCGTCCCTGACCATCTGGGCCCTCATCGTCACCGGCGCCGCCATCCTCATCCTGCAGACGGGCAAGTACCACATAGTCGAGCGGGTCGAGGTCATCGGCATCTCGCTCAAGACGGTCATCACCTTCGGCCTGGCACTCGCCCTCCCGTTCACCGCCTTCGGGTACGGCACCGAGCAGCTCGCCGACGGACTGAGCTTCCAGATCCCCGCGGGCACGGTCGGCATCGCACTCGCCATGTTCGGCATCACCGGTGTCGGCGCCGACGAGATGACGACGTACACCTACTGGTGTCTGGAGAAGGGCTACGCCCGCTGGACCGGCCCCGACGACGGCACCGAGCAGCGCGCCCGGCGGGCCGAGGGCTGGCTCAAGGTCATGCGGCTCGACGTGGGTGTGTCCTGGATCGTGTGCACCGTCTGCACCCTGTCCTTCTACGTGATCGGCGCCTCGGTGCTCCACCCGCAGGGCCTGGTGCCCGAGGGCAACGACATGATCACCACGCTGTCGCACAGCTACACCGACACGCTGGGCCCCTGGGCCGAGTACCTGTTCCTGGCCGGCGCGATCGCCGTCCTCTTCTCGGTCACCGTCGCCTCGTCGGCCAGCGTTCCCCGCCTGTGGACCAACACCCTCGGTCTGCTCGGGGTGATCGACTGGCACGACCTGCGCTCGCGCACACGCACCATCCGCATCCTCACCTGCTGCCTGCCCCCGGTGTGGATGTGCATCTTCCTGTGGGTCCAGTCCCCGGTCCTGATGGTGCAGATCGGCGGCATCGGCGGCGGCATCTTCCTGCTCGCGGTCGTGGTCGCGGTCTGGCGCCTGCGCTACACCGGCGTCCCGCCCCGCTTCCGCGCCAACCCCTGGCTGACCGGCGCCCTCGTCCTGAGCAGCGCGGCGATCCTCTTCCTCGGGGTGTACGGGGTGCTCAACACGCTCGGGCTCACGCCGGGCAGCTGAATCCGGCAGCAGGATGCGCTCGCGCCCCCGCGCACCGCCCGACGCTGGGTCGCCGCGCAAGGTGGGTGCCGAACTCCTGGGCACACGGCGACCTGGTTACGTTCCCCGGACGCGACCAGGCTGACGGTGAAGCAGCCGCAGGGAGCTGCCGACCCCGGTTCGGCCGGCGCGAGCGCGCTCGACGCATTCCACAGGCCGATGGACCCACTCACCTGAGGAGCAGGCGATGAGCGCCACCCACACGGACACCGTGAGCTGGAACAGCAAGGCCTTCGACGAGCTCGTCTCGAACGACACGGGACGCCCCGTCCTGTTCACCAACGCCCGGGTCCTGACGACGGACCCGCTGATCGGAACCATGCCCGGCTCCGACGTCCTGCTCGTGGGCGCCCTGATCGTAGGCGTCGGCCCCGGCATCATCACGGCGGCACAGGACGACAACGCCATCGTCGTCGACTGCACAGGCATGACCGTCGTGCCGGCCGTCGTGGACACCGTCGCCCTGGTCGGCGGACGTGGCCACCGCTCGGAGTACGTCGCGACGCTGACGCCGGGGAACGCCGGCGACCTGCTCGTCGTACCCGACGAACTCGCTCCCGACGTGGCGAGTGCGCAGGCCACGCTCCTGGCCCACCCGGAGCAGGTCCGCGCCCTGGTCGCGGCCGGCAAACCCGTCCTGTGGGCCGGCGCCGACGCCCCCGGCCGCCCCACCGCGCCCGTGGCAGGCATCCCGGCCGCCGAGGACATGACCGGCAGCCCACGGGTCGGCGTCTGGATCGACAAGAACGACTTCCTGCACCAGGAACTCACCGCCGACGGCCGCTACGACGAGACCCGGGGCGGCCGGCCACACGCCTATCAGGGCCGGTACTGGATCGACGGCGACCGGATCGACTACCTGGACGACCTCGGCTTCTGGGCCTTCGGGGAGTTCCAGGGCGAGGAACTGCACCACGCGGGATACGCGATGCGACTGGGCTGACCCGTTCGCCATACGGCCCTGAGCACACCAGTGAGCTCCAGTCCCTCCCAGCAATCGGGCGGGGGCTGGAGCTCTCGTCCGTCCGCTTCCCGTGAGGCTTACCCGAGCGGCGAACTCGGCTCCATGGAACGCGACCGGCGAGGCGCCTCCCGGCGAGGAAGATCCGGGCACCTGGATCGCCGGGGGCTACCGCACCACGCTGCGTGACACTCTGGCCGATCCGGGTAACAAGGAGTGGTGCGTCTCGGCCGATGACTGATCGGAGATCGCGCGCTGGATCGGTGCCGACCCGGAGGTGCTGAGCGCCACCGCGCAGGAACACAACGGCGGCTATTGCGACGCCGGGCGTGACGCGCTGTGGGCAAAAGCCCCCGAGCACTTGGTCCCGCTGCGCAAGCCGCCGTTCTACGCACTGCGGTTCCGGCCACTCATGATCGACACCGCCGGGCCGCTGCAGATCGACCAGTACCTGCGGGTGCTCGACCCCCAGTCCCGGCCCATCCCCGGACTGTTCGGGGCCGGCTCGGTCGTCGGCGGCTGGATCGGCCTTGACGAGCACCCGAGATCGTTGCCGCTGCCGCCGATCTGCCCGACGACACCGCGCTCGACGGCGTTATGTGACCTGTGGGGGTGTCTCAGCCCCAAGGTGTCTCAGGCGGCGCAGCTCCCATGGACGAGACGTGACGGGCGTCGCGGCCACGTGCCGCAGCGGCCGCTCAGAGGTGGCCGTCCAGGAACTTCCGTACCTCGGCGGTGGTCATAGGCCCCGTGCCGTGCGCCACCGCCTCTCCCTCCTTCAGCAGGACGTAGGACGGGGCTCCGGTGATCCCGTATCGCTCGGTTGCGGCCGGACAACGCGTGATGTCGGCGCGGACGGCCGTCAGGCGGCCCGTGTAGTCGTCGGCAATGCCACCCACGACGAGGTCCATCACCCGGCAGGGCTCGATCGCCTTGGGCCATGTCCCGGTGAAGTAGGCGAGGACCGGAACTTTGCTCATCCCGAGGATGAAATTGAACTCCGCGTCCTCACGGGGTCGGTGAACCCGCTGCGCCATTCAAGCTCCTGACCTCACGTTCCGTCATTCCATCCCCATCATCCCTCGCGCGGTGTGCCGAGCCGGCCCGGTCGCTCGTCCGGGCCGGCCTGCCGGAAGGGAGGCACGGGGCCGTCGCAGAACCACGGCGGTCCCCCGGCGCGAGCGGCCCGGCCCCGCGCCCCTGGTGACCCGGCCTGGCTGCCCCGCCGGTCCGCATCGTCCACCGGATCCAGTCGAGCCGTATCCGCCACCGCGCTTCTCAGAGACAGCGCCTCCGACGGGCTTCCCAAGGCCTTGTCTGCTCTTCGCATCAGCCCCCGGTCTCAGCTGGCTCATACCGCTCTTCCCCCGGGCCGCACGAGCTAGCTGATGGCACCGAGAACGAGGCACGATTCCTGGACCGCTCGCGGACGCGGTCGTGGACGGTCGATGTACGCGTCAGCTGACCCCTAGACCGACCGCCAGCGTCAGTTCAAGGACCCGGTGTGGCGATGCGAGATCCGGAAACAGCTCCCGCAGCTGCGACATCCGGTACCGGACTGTCTGGGGATGGATGAACAACGCCGCCGCCACCTCGTCCCGTCTGCCCTGGTGCAGAAGCCACTCCCGCAACGTCTCCTCCAGCCGCCGTGCGGTCGCGACAGGCAAGGTCCGCAACGGTGCGAGGGCCCTGGCACGCAGGTCTGCGAACGCGTCCGCGTCGGCGCTCAGCACCAGCTCGGGCAGGTGGTCCTCGGTGTCGCGGATATCAGAGGAGAGGGAGCGCGCGCGTACGGCTCGTGCGTACGAGGCGGACGCACGCGTCCATGGCCGGGCCGGGCCGACCACGGCGGTGCGGTCGGTCAGCTGGCGCAGGAGATGTGGTCGGTCGGCATCGGGGACGAGCAGCACACCGGTGGCGTCCGGCAGATCGTCCAGGACGAGGGTGCTGGGGTCGAGCGCGCGGTAGGCAGGCCGGGCCTGGGCGGCGGGCAGCAGGACCGTGGTCAGTGAAACCGGAGGCTGCCACCCGGCCCGTTGAGCCGAGGCCAGCAGCACGTCCGGGCTCGCGCCGGCGAGGAGGTCGCGGGCCAGGTGTTCCAGGTGGCGCTCGTGATCCCTGCCCCGGGCGGCCAGTTCGTCGGCGTGGCCCGCGGCGCTCGCGGCGGACAGCTCGTCGATGTAGGCGAAGGTCAGCTCGGCGAACTTGGCGACCTCGGCGGCGGGCAGACCTGCGGGTACGGCACCCGCTGCCAGGCATCGCCAGGCCACGCGGGCGCCGACGCGGTAGGCGCTGAGCAGGGCGTCCATCGAACGGCCGTCGCGCACCTCGCCGCGGCCCAGCTCGTAGGCTGCGTCACCGGCGTCGCCGCCTGTGGCGTTCCCGCTCGCGCGGTCCAGGTAGTGCCCCAGGGCGGTGCGGACGGCTCGGCGGATGGTGGCGCCCATGTGGCCCGAAAGGGCGTTGGCGTAGGGAGGGACCTCGTCGATGATCGCCTGGACGACCTCGTCGGCGGTGGTCGTCAGCGCGGCCCGCAGTGCGGTGACCGTTGTCTCATCCAGGGCCAGTTCGCCGGCCCTGGGGATTGCATGGCTCACGTTTCTATTCCCTGCGAACAATTCAGCCGGCCAGATTTACGTCCTGCGGTCAGGACTTTACGCCTTGAGGCGCAGCAAGCTGGGGTCATGACGAGTACAGCCCTCCGCAGCAGGGCGTGGAAACTGCTGGAGATGGTCACGACGCCGCTGCTGCCGTCGGACTACCTCGACCTGGTCAGCCCGCTGCGTGCGGGCGCTGACCTGCGTGGGCGCATCGAGGCCGTGCACCCCGAGACGGGTGACGCCGCGACCATCGTGATCAGGCCGGGACGGGGCTGGCGCGGCCACACAGCCGGTCAGTACGTGCGGATCGGCGTCGACGTCGACGGGGTGCGCCTGTGGCGTGCCTACTCCCTCACCTCGCCGACAGACCGCCAGGACGGCCGCGTCACGATCACCGTGAAGGCGATCCCGGACGGCAAGGTCAGCAACCACCTGGTCCGCAGGGCCAAACCGGGCACGCTGATCCAGCTCGACCAGCCGACCGGTGACTTCGTGCTGCCGCAGGCCAAGCCCACCAAGGTGCTCTACCTGACGGCCGGCAGCGGCATCACGCCTGTGATGGGCATGCTGCGCGACACCGAGTTCGACGACGTCGTCATGGTCCACTGCGCGCCACAGCCGCAAGACGTGATCTTCCGCAACGAACTGCACGACCTGGTCGCGGACAAGAAGCTGCGGCTCACCGAGGTGCACACCGACACGGACGGCAAGCTCAACATCGCCCGTCTCGACGAACTCGTGCCCGACTGGGCCGAGCGCGAGACCTGGGCCTGCGGGCCCGCGGGCCTGCTCGACGCCGCCGAAGAGCACTGGAGCGAGCACGGCGTACCAGAGCGACTGCACACCGAACGCTTCCGCCCCAGCATCGTCGTCGCAGGCGACGGCGGCGAGGTCACGTTCAGCGCCACCGGCAAGACCGTCGACGCGGACGGCGCCACGCCGTTGCTGGACATCGGCGAGGAGGCCGGCGTGCTCATGCCCTCCGGGTGCCGCATGGGCATCTGCTTCGGCTGCGTCACGCCGCTCAAGGCCGGCGCCGTCCGCGACCTGCGCACCGGCGAGATCACCGAGGCCGAGCCGGGCGTCCTCATCCAGACCTGCGTGTCCGCCGCGGCGGGCCCCTGCGACATCGAACGGTAGGAGCACCTTGACCGCCACCGACCCCACCGCCCACCTGACCGCGGAGCAGATCGAGGAGCTAGGCCGCGAACTGGACGCGATCCGCGACGAGGTGATCGCCGACCGCGGCGAGAAGGACGCCGCCTACATTCGTAAGGTCATCTCGGCGCAGCGCAAGCTAGAGCTGGTCAGCAGGGGCGTGCTGCTGTTCTCGATATTCCCGCCCGCGTGGCTGCTAGGCACCGCCGGCCTGTCCGTGGCGAAGATCATGGACAACATGGAGATCGGCCACAACATCCTGCACGGCCAGTGGGACTGGATGCGGGACCCGAAGATCCACTCCACCACCTGGGAGTGGGATCACGTCTCGCCGTCCGAGCAGTGGAAGCACTCGCACAACGAGCTGCACCACACGTACACCAACGTGATCGGCAAGGACAACGACCTCGGATACGGCATCATGCGCGTCGACGAGGACCAGAGGTGGCACCCGTTCCACCTCGGCCAGCCGCTGTGGAACTTCATAAACGCCTGCTTCTTCGAGTACGGCATCGCAGCGTACGACCTGGAGCTCGGCAAGAACCTGAACAAGCGTCGCCGCAAGAACCCGGAGTTCCGCGCCCGGGCCAAGGCCGTGGGCCGCAAGATCCGCAAGCAGGTGCTCAAGGACTACGTGATCCACCCGCTGCTGTCGGGCCCGTCGTTCCTCCCCACGCTCGCCGCCACGTTCACCGCGAACCTGGTCCGCAACATCTGGACCCACTCAGTGATCATGTGCGGGCACTTCCCCGAGGGCGTGCAGGTCTTCGAGCGCCGGTCGATCAAGGGCGAGACCCGCGGCCAGTGGTACCTGCGCCAGATGATGGGCTCGGCGAACATCAGCGGCAGCAAGGCCATGCACTTCATGACCGGCAACCTGTCGCACCAGATCGAGCACCACCTGTTCCCGGACCTGCCGAGCAACCGGTACGCCGAGGTGGCTGTGAAGGTGCGCGCCCTGTTCGAAAAGTACGAACTGGAGTACGTCACCGGCCCGCTGCCCAAGCAGGTGTTCTCCGCGTGGCACAAGGTCTTCCGGCTCTCGCTGCCGAACAAGAAGCCCAAGATCAAAACGCCGGACCGCGAGCAGGAGCTCATCGCCGCCTGATTCCCGGTATCGGTCTGCACAGGGGTGAAGCGGGCCGGGCGCCCGCTGCGCCTGCGGTCGGCCAGGGTCGGCAAGCCGCCGTCGGCGAACCGGCCGCGCCAGGTGCGCACGGTGTCCACGTGCACTCCCACCTCGACAGCGATCCGCGCGTTGGGCCTGCCCCGGGTCGCCATGAGCACGATCTGTGACCGGATCCTGGTCTGGTGCGGAGTTTTGTGACCGTAGGCCGCCTTCTTCAGCCGTTGCCGCTCGGCGGCGGTCAGGGTTGTGGGCCGGGCGGCGGGAACAGGCAATGCAGAGAGGCCGATCAGCAGAAGTGGATCACAATGCCATGGGGGTCTGGCTCATGCCGTCTGGTGGTGGAGGGGGTCCAGGGCGGTGAGTTCTTCCTGCGACAGGCGCAGGGAGCCGACGGCGACGTTCTGGGCGAGGTGGTCGGGGTCGCCGGTGCCGGGGATGGCCAGGACGTGGGGGCCCTGGTGCAGGGTCCATGCCAGCCGGATCTGGGCTGCACTCACTCCGTGGGCGCGGGCGATGGCGCGAACTTCCCGGCTGTGGTCGGTGGTTGCGCCGGCGGTGCGTCCGGTGCCGGCAATCGAGTAGAACGGCACGAACGCGATGCGCTGTTCACCGCAGCTGTCCAGGAACTCCTTCTGCTCGGACGATGCGCCAACGCCGTACATGTTCTGGACGCAGACCACCGGCGCGATGCTCTGAGCCTCGGCGAGCTGGTGGGGGCGGATGTTGGACAGGCCCAGGTGACGGATGAGTCCGGCCTCGCGCAGGTCGGTGAGTGCGCCGAAGCGTTCGGCGATCGAGTCGGTGCCGACGATGCGCAGGTTCACCACGTCGAGGTGGTCGCGGCCGAGCTGGCGCAGGTTCTCCTCGACCTGGCCGCGCAGTTGCTCGGGGGTGGCGTGTGGCAGCCACTGGCCCGAGGGATCGCGGCTCGGGCCGACCTTGGTGGTGATGACGAGGTCGTCCGGGTAGGGGGCCAGCGCCTGGTTGATCAGCTCATTGGCCGAGCGCAGCGGAGAGAAATAGAACGCGGCGGTGTCGATGTGGTTCACGCCGAGCACGACCGCGCGGCGCAGCACACCGATCGCCTGGTCGCGATCGCGTGGGACGGCATCGTCCGCGAACGCCTCGCCGTGCTGCGTCAGGCGCATCGCGCCGAAACCGACCCGGTTGACCGTCAGGTCGCCGAGCTTCCAGGTGCCCGATGCCGCCACGGTGATCGTCTGTGAGGTCATGGCGGGATGATCTCCGCACGGTAGGCTGGCCCGCCATTGATTCATATATGCCTGAATCCATTGAGGAGTGGTTGCCCTGGCAGAGCTGGCATTCTCGACGAGCGATCTGGCGCAAGTGCGGTTCGCCGTCTCACCGATGTGGGAGATCGCACCCAGCTTCCGACTGCTGACGTCCGCCGCCGCGCATCCAATCCACCGGCCCTGGGCTGACCAGGTACGCCCGCGGATGGTGGCCGCCGGGCTGGACCGGGGCTGGCTCTGCGAGCTGATCCCGCCCACCGGCGGCTACGTCCCCGACTTCCTCAACCCGGCCCCCGCCGGACCGGCCCCCACGCCGGCGGCAGAGCGAGATGCGATCCTCGCCTCACCCGTCGACCGGGTACGCCAGGACCTCGACCACCTGGCCCGCCACCAGGGGAGCCTCGGCCCCCGGCTGCGGACCCTGCGCGCCGACCCGCAGACCCGCCTGGCCAAGGTCACAGAAGAGATCGAAACGTACTGGGAGCTGGCGCTGGCCCCCTACTGGGCACGGATCCGGGAAGTGCTGGATGCAGACATCCTCTACCGGGCCCGCATGGTCGCCGAGCACGGCGCGGGCCGACTCTTCAACGACCTGCACACGTCGCTGAGCTGGGATGGCAACGCGCTACGGATGGCCCGCCGAAAGCGGCCGCTGACCCGCACGACGGCAGGCACGGGATTGCTGCTGATCCCCTCAGCCTTCACCGGACCGGGGCTGCGCACCCGAACGGCGCCGCCGGACCCGCCCCAACTCGCCTATCCGGCGCGCGGTATCGGCACGCTGTGGAAGCCGCGCCCCGTCACCCAGACCGACGCCCTCTCCTCCGTACTGGGCCGCTCGCGGACCCTGCTGCTGACCGAGTTGGAGATCCCGGCCTCCACCACACAGCTGGCCCACCGCACCGGGCTCTCCCCCGCAGGTGTATCCCAATACCTCACCGCGCTACGCAACGCGGGCCTGGTCAGCGCCCACCGCGCCGGACGCTCCGTCCTCTACGCCCGCACCGCCACAGCCGAAGCCCTTCTCCAAGCCGCCTCCGCCTGACCTCACGTCAACCCCCGAAGGATTTACGGAGCCGACCACTAAGTCTTGATCGGTGCGGCCGATCTGGCGGCCTGCTCGATCTTCGCGCAGTGGGCTGCACGGGCTTCCTCGTCGATCTGCTGCTCGTGTTCGGGGCGCATCCCGGTCCGGCCGTCGAGGCCCTCGCGCAGGATGTCGGCGTGCCCGGCATGCCGGTTGGACTCTCCGAGAACATGGACCATGACGGCGAACAGGTTCGTGTTGGCATGGGGCTCCGGCCACCACGGCACGTGGCCGGGGGCATCGAGGGGAAGCTCGTTGATCGTCGCGTCCGAGTGTTCCCACGTGCGCCGGTAGAACCCGACGATCTGATCGCGGGTCTCGTCCTCGGTCGCCCACAGATCGCTGCCGTCGGAGTCCTGCCACCGGGGCAGCGGTTCCGGGGAAGGGCGGTCGAAGACCTCGCCGAAGTACCTGGCCTCG harbors:
- a CDS encoding aldo/keto reductase, whose translation is MTVGLELPHVPVPLSRLVLGTMTFGDTADRATAAAMLDAALDAGITGVDTANGYAGGESERILAELLPGRRDRVVLATKAGIPHPDQGEYAPLSAEGLRAALEGSLKRLGTDHVDLFYLHQPDRSTPLAETLATVAEFVQDGKVLALGVSNFAAWQIAELNRVADEVGAPRPVVAQQLHNLLARRIEEEYVEYAAVTGLRTMVYNPLGGGLLTGRHSFEQAPEGGRFGDSKLAVMYRERYWNEDLFRAVTDLTRIASDAGLPLTELALRWLLSQPSTDALLLGGSKVDHLKANITAAAAGPLPSDVLAACDEVGARLRGPMPAYNR
- a CDS encoding phosphoglycerate dehydrogenase, which codes for MPTTLITTPTFARHSARPWQILEEAGAGPLRPREDAALPTAELLKYVAEADALIVGMDLITAEVMDAAPRLKVIAKHGVGVDTIDVAAARARSMPVVCAPGSNSRAVAEYTFGLLLSATRSLAASHTAVAAGGWPKLFGPELHGKTLGIVGFGRIGRLLAGYAHAFGMELLAHDPYVSDADVHAHGAEPAALDALLARADAVSLHTPPDPSGTPLLDRARLAAMKPGAILVNAARGGLIDERALADLLDSGHLGAAALDAFSTEPLPADHPLRTAPRTLLTSHMAACTPEANQAMGAMVAEDVVRVLAGKEPRHQAR
- a CDS encoding thioredoxin domain-containing protein, whose product is MAQRVHRPREDAEFNFILGMSKVPVLAYFTGTWPKAIEPCRVMDLVVGGIADDYTGRLTAVRADITRCPAATERYGITGAPSYVLLKEGEAVAHGTGPMTTAEVRKFLDGHL
- a CDS encoding HpcH/HpaI aldolase/citrate lyase family protein, which translates into the protein MSAGRTSAQFTAALRNREQIIGYWSLLDSPIAAERLARVGYDYLAFDAQHGLFGYQGMLNNLLATDTKGSTAVGMVRVEANDLTYIGKALDAGATGVIVPLIDNARDAADAVSAVRYPPLGRRSYGPMRSQLRIGPNPADAHEQTAVLAMIETADGLANVEEICATPGLDGIYVGPSDLRLAIGGATSTDPSVQEEFEQALTRVRKAAEAAGIAAGIHNADGASAARRLAEGFTFATVAADVVHLQQIATSHLEAARGGAR
- a CDS encoding Atu4866 domain-containing protein, coding for MSATHTDTVSWNSKAFDELVSNDTGRPVLFTNARVLTTDPLIGTMPGSDVLLVGALIVGVGPGIITAAQDDNAIVVDCTGMTVVPAVVDTVALVGGRGHRSEYVATLTPGNAGDLLVVPDELAPDVASAQATLLAHPEQVRALVAAGKPVLWAGADAPGRPTAPVAGIPAAEDMTGSPRVGVWIDKNDFLHQELTADGRYDETRGGRPHAYQGRYWIDGDRIDYLDDLGFWAFGEFQGEELHHAGYAMRLG
- a CDS encoding FAD-binding protein; this encodes MLSATAQEHNGGYCDAGRDALWAKAPEHLVPLRKPPFYALRFRPLMIDTAGPLQIDQYLRVLDPQSRPIPGLFGAGSVVGGWIGLDEHPRSLPLPPICPTTPRSTALCDLWGCLSPKVSQAAQLPWTRRDGRRGHVPQRPLRGGRPGTSVPRRWS
- a CDS encoding Nramp family divalent metal transporter yields the protein MATTTDGATAAPPPAQTDPYALRAEDARPAPETFRGRVRQLGPGLVLSAAVVGSGELITTTSLGAKAGFALLWLVIISTAVKVWVQMELARWTILNGKPALEGYSQIGPRIGPLSWINWLWIGMDFAKMFQRGGIIGGTAAACSILLPIHGSALSTSSLTIWALIVTGAAILILQTGKYHIVERVEVIGISLKTVITFGLALALPFTAFGYGTEQLADGLSFQIPAGTVGIALAMFGITGVGADEMTTYTYWCLEKGYARWTGPDDGTEQRARRAEGWLKVMRLDVGVSWIVCTVCTLSFYVIGASVLHPQGLVPEGNDMITTLSHSYTDTLGPWAEYLFLAGAIAVLFSVTVASSASVPRLWTNTLGLLGVIDWHDLRSRTRTIRILTCCLPPVWMCIFLWVQSPVLMVQIGGIGGGIFLLAVVVAVWRLRYTGVPPRFRANPWLTGALVLSSAAILFLGVYGVLNTLGLTPGS